The proteins below are encoded in one region of Neorhodopirellula lusitana:
- the gltB gene encoding glutamate synthase large subunit, with the protein MTQKPLYHLPPAQGLYDPTMEKDACGVGFVAHIKGDPSHQIVIDADTILQNMDHRGACGCEPNTGDGSGIMCGLPHKFLRKVAKADLGADLPEAGKFAAGLIFLPPDDAERKICKDTVERLIQETGQTLIGWREVPQETDAADVGPTARNSEPVIEQLFVGAAEGLTQPEFERQLYLIRKQASHELRGSEKLEQALVFYVCSLSTSVIIYKGMLTPAQVMPYYPDLRDEDFETHLAMVHSRFSTNTFPSWDRAQPLRFMSHNGEINTLRGNRNWMRAREGMAESEIYGEELKKLFPVIEPHLSDSGTFDNVLEFLLMNGRTLQEAIMMMVPEAWQKHQTMPEDKRAFYEYFSCMMEPWDGPASIAFTDGKYIGATLDRNGLRPSRYYITHDDRVIMASEVGVLPVDPAIVREKGRLQPGKMFLIDFAAGRLIPDEELKSEFARRKPYGEWLKNQRIRLSDLHPEMEGHGFDGETLLNRMQAFGYTAETMNFMLRPLVEQLRDPVGSMGNDSSLACLSDKPRMIYDYFKQLFAQVTNPAIDSIREEVIMSLECYIGPEQNLLAATEQHCHRLLVDHPILTNEEIATLKHIHHEGWESRVIDITFDRNEGKAGIQNTLDRICAEAEEACDAGLELVVLSDRKISHDRVPVSILLATGAVHHHLISKAKRTRVGLAVETGEAREVHHHCLLIGYGADAINPYLAFEALWQAHRDGLMNPALDDEKIVAAYRKGVAKGMLKVMAKMGISTLQSYKGAQIFEALGLQDEIIDRCFVGTASRIQGVSFDIIAEETLRRHRLGFPERKDNKLPALPNLGEFHWRAEGEKHAWSPQAISNLQVAARNNNEDAYWKFAHTINEDNRNRCTLRGLLDFKEDVAGPSIPLDQVQSAQDIVKRFCTGAMSLGSISAESHETLAIAMNRLGGKSNTGEGGEDPVRFLPMENGDSKRSAIKQIASGRFGVTIEYLSNADELQIKVSQGAKPGEGGELPGKKVDNYIAGIRYSTPGVGLISPPPHHDIYSIEDLAQLIHDLKNSNPSARVSVKLVSEVGVGVIASGVAKAHADHILIAGDTGGTGASPLTSIKHAGLPWELGIAETHQVLVLNDLRSRVILQTDGGLKTGRDVVIAALLGAEEFGFATAPLITLGCIMMRKCHLNTCPVGIATQDPDLRKKFTGKPEHVVNYLFMVAEDARRLMAKLGFRTIDEMVGRSDVLHTEEAIKHWKSDGLDLTPILRPATKMHENVGVICSRAQDHGLEKSLDMTKILGEARNAIDTGEPVRIKSPIININRTVGTILSHEIAKVHGQKGLPDDTIHIDLTGSAGQSLGAFLAHGVTIELEGDANDYVGKGLSGGRIKVYPPREKTFVAADNIIVGNVCLYGATSGEAFLSGRAAERFCVRNSGAHTVVEGVGDHGCEYMTGGRVIVLGKTGRNFAAGMSGGIAYIWDRDGDFNLNCNLATVELESIESGEEEAAVKALIQKHLDYTSSEVAKLALSDWKTFLSQCVKVMPTDYKRVLQEIEAAKEGQTAAANA; encoded by the coding sequence ATGACTCAAAAACCACTCTATCACCTACCGCCGGCTCAAGGTCTTTACGATCCGACGATGGAAAAAGACGCGTGCGGTGTTGGTTTTGTCGCACACATCAAGGGCGATCCCAGTCATCAAATCGTGATCGATGCCGATACGATTTTGCAAAACATGGACCACCGTGGTGCCTGCGGTTGCGAACCGAATACAGGCGACGGCTCGGGAATCATGTGCGGCCTGCCTCACAAGTTCCTGCGCAAGGTTGCCAAGGCAGACTTGGGTGCCGATCTTCCCGAAGCAGGCAAGTTCGCCGCCGGTTTGATCTTCTTGCCGCCTGATGATGCGGAACGCAAAATCTGCAAAGACACCGTCGAACGCCTTATTCAAGAAACCGGCCAAACACTGATCGGCTGGCGTGAGGTCCCACAGGAAACCGATGCGGCTGACGTTGGCCCCACCGCCCGCAACAGCGAACCGGTCATCGAACAACTGTTCGTCGGTGCTGCCGAAGGACTCACCCAACCCGAATTCGAGCGTCAACTTTACCTCATTCGCAAGCAAGCCAGTCACGAACTGCGCGGCAGCGAAAAGCTAGAGCAAGCACTCGTGTTCTACGTTTGCTCGCTATCGACCAGCGTCATCATCTACAAGGGAATGCTGACGCCGGCCCAAGTGATGCCCTACTACCCGGATCTTCGTGACGAAGATTTCGAGACTCACTTGGCGATGGTCCATAGTCGCTTCTCGACCAACACGTTCCCAAGCTGGGACCGCGCTCAACCCCTTCGGTTCATGAGTCACAACGGTGAGATCAACACGCTTCGCGGAAACCGAAACTGGATGCGTGCTCGGGAAGGCATGGCTGAAAGCGAGATCTATGGCGAAGAACTGAAAAAGCTGTTCCCAGTCATCGAACCGCACCTCAGCGATTCGGGAACCTTCGACAATGTGCTCGAGTTCCTGCTGATGAACGGTCGCACATTGCAAGAAGCCATTATGATGATGGTGCCTGAAGCTTGGCAGAAGCACCAAACGATGCCAGAAGACAAGCGGGCATTCTATGAGTATTTCAGCTGCATGATGGAACCATGGGATGGCCCCGCATCCATCGCGTTCACCGACGGTAAATACATCGGTGCGACGCTCGACCGAAACGGCCTGCGTCCTAGCCGCTACTACATCACACACGACGATCGCGTCATCATGGCCAGCGAAGTCGGCGTGTTGCCAGTGGACCCCGCGATCGTTCGCGAGAAAGGTCGCTTGCAACCCGGCAAGATGTTCCTGATCGACTTTGCAGCCGGCCGTTTGATTCCTGACGAGGAACTCAAGAGCGAGTTTGCTCGTCGCAAACCATACGGCGAGTGGCTAAAGAACCAACGGATCCGTTTGTCTGACCTGCATCCGGAAATGGAAGGGCATGGCTTTGACGGTGAAACGCTTTTGAACCGCATGCAAGCGTTCGGCTACACCGCTGAAACGATGAACTTCATGCTGCGTCCGCTGGTCGAACAACTACGCGATCCAGTCGGCTCGATGGGCAACGACTCTTCGTTGGCATGCTTGTCCGATAAACCGCGGATGATCTACGACTACTTCAAGCAGCTTTTTGCACAAGTGACCAACCCCGCGATCGACTCGATTCGCGAAGAAGTCATTATGTCGCTGGAGTGCTACATCGGCCCCGAACAAAACCTGCTCGCCGCAACCGAGCAACACTGCCATCGCCTCTTGGTCGATCATCCGATTTTGACTAACGAGGAAATTGCCACTCTCAAGCATATCCATCATGAAGGCTGGGAAAGCCGAGTGATCGACATCACATTCGATCGCAACGAAGGCAAAGCAGGGATCCAAAACACTCTCGATCGGATCTGTGCCGAAGCCGAAGAAGCCTGCGATGCTGGCCTGGAATTGGTCGTCCTCTCGGATCGTAAAATTTCACATGATCGTGTTCCGGTCAGCATATTGCTTGCCACCGGAGCGGTTCACCATCACCTGATTTCCAAAGCGAAGCGAACTCGCGTTGGTTTGGCTGTGGAAACTGGCGAAGCTCGCGAGGTCCACCATCACTGCCTTTTGATTGGCTACGGTGCCGACGCCATCAATCCATACCTAGCCTTCGAGGCGCTGTGGCAAGCACATCGCGACGGGCTAATGAACCCCGCACTGGACGACGAAAAGATCGTCGCCGCTTACCGGAAGGGTGTTGCCAAGGGCATGCTCAAGGTGATGGCCAAGATGGGCATCAGCACGCTGCAAAGCTACAAAGGTGCACAGATTTTCGAGGCACTGGGCCTGCAAGACGAAATCATCGATCGCTGTTTCGTTGGTACCGCAAGCCGCATCCAAGGTGTCTCCTTTGACATCATCGCTGAAGAAACATTGCGTCGCCATCGTTTGGGCTTCCCTGAACGCAAGGACAACAAGCTGCCTGCGCTGCCTAACCTTGGCGAGTTCCACTGGCGTGCCGAAGGTGAAAAGCACGCCTGGAGCCCACAAGCAATTTCAAACCTGCAAGTCGCCGCTCGCAATAACAACGAAGACGCTTATTGGAAGTTCGCGCACACCATCAACGAAGACAACCGCAACCGCTGCACGCTGCGTGGCTTGCTCGACTTCAAAGAAGATGTTGCTGGACCATCGATCCCACTGGACCAAGTCCAGAGTGCCCAGGACATCGTCAAACGGTTCTGCACCGGTGCGATGAGCTTAGGCAGCATCAGTGCCGAGTCTCACGAAACGCTAGCCATTGCCATGAACCGCCTGGGCGGCAAGAGCAACACCGGCGAGGGTGGTGAGGATCCAGTGCGTTTCCTTCCCATGGAAAATGGTGACTCAAAGCGATCCGCGATCAAGCAAATTGCATCCGGTCGATTCGGCGTCACAATCGAATATTTGTCTAATGCTGACGAACTGCAAATCAAGGTTTCGCAAGGTGCGAAACCTGGTGAAGGCGGCGAGTTGCCCGGCAAGAAAGTCGACAACTACATCGCGGGCATCCGCTACAGCACGCCAGGTGTCGGACTGATCAGCCCTCCACCTCACCACGACATTTACTCGATCGAGGATTTGGCACAACTCATCCACGACCTCAAGAACAGCAATCCGTCAGCACGAGTCAGCGTGAAGCTGGTCAGTGAAGTTGGGGTTGGCGTGATTGCGTCGGGCGTTGCCAAGGCCCACGCCGATCACATCCTGATCGCCGGAGACACTGGTGGAACAGGTGCTTCGCCGCTAACCAGCATCAAGCACGCTGGCTTGCCATGGGAACTGGGCATTGCTGAAACGCATCAAGTCCTTGTCCTCAACGACCTTCGCAGCCGTGTCATCCTTCAAACCGATGGTGGCTTGAAGACCGGACGTGACGTTGTGATCGCCGCGTTGCTAGGTGCCGAAGAGTTCGGTTTCGCGACCGCACCGTTGATCACCCTCGGCTGCATCATGATGCGGAAGTGTCACTTGAACACTTGCCCTGTCGGAATCGCGACCCAAGATCCTGACCTGCGTAAGAAGTTTACCGGAAAACCTGAACACGTCGTCAACTACCTGTTCATGGTTGCCGAAGATGCTCGCCGCTTGATGGCGAAACTGGGCTTCCGAACGATCGACGAAATGGTCGGCCGCAGCGATGTCTTGCACACCGAAGAGGCCATCAAGCACTGGAAGAGCGACGGACTGGACCTGACTCCAATTCTGCGTCCCGCTACTAAGATGCACGAAAACGTCGGCGTCATTTGCTCGCGTGCTCAAGACCACGGCCTGGAAAAGTCACTCGACATGACCAAGATCCTTGGCGAAGCTCGCAATGCGATCGACACCGGCGAACCCGTCCGCATTAAGTCGCCGATCATCAACATCAACCGTACCGTTGGTACGATCCTGTCTCATGAGATCGCGAAGGTGCATGGCCAAAAGGGCTTGCCTGACGACACGATCCACATCGACTTGACCGGTTCGGCCGGACAAAGCCTCGGTGCCTTCCTGGCACACGGCGTGACAATCGAACTGGAAGGTGATGCCAATGACTACGTCGGCAAGGGCCTCTCGGGCGGACGCATCAAAGTCTACCCACCACGCGAAAAGACCTTCGTCGCCGCTGACAACATCATCGTTGGAAACGTTTGTCTGTATGGAGCCACCAGCGGGGAAGCCTTCCTGAGCGGTCGTGCGGCCGAGCGATTCTGCGTTCGAAACAGTGGTGCCCATACCGTCGTCGAAGGTGTCGGCGACCACGGTTGCGAATACATGACGGGAGGACGCGTGATCGTCCTCGGGAAAACGGGCCGCAACTTTGCCGCCGGGATGTCTGGCGGGATCGCTTACATCTGGGACCGTGATGGCGACTTTAACCTCAACTGCAACCTCGCTACCGTCGAACTTGAATCAATCGAGTCCGGCGAAGAAGAAGCTGCGGTCAAGGCGTTGATCCAAAAGCATCTCGACTACACGTCAAGCGAAGTCGCTAAACTCGCACTGTCGGACTGGAAGACATTCCTCAGCCAGTGCGTGAAGGTGATGCCGACCGACTACAAACGCGTTCTCCAGGAAATCGAAGCGGCCAAAGAAGGCCAAACTGCTGCGGCCAACGCCTAA
- a CDS encoding glutamate synthase subunit beta produces MGKPTGFKEFDREKVPWRLPVVRINDYDEIYTEHKTEQLKTQGARCMDCGVPFCQSASGCPIDNLIPEWNDLVYNNRWKEAIERLHKTNNFPEFTGRVCPAPCEGSCVLGITNPPVTIKNIENAIVDRAWEEGWITPEPPEDRTGKKIAIVGSGPAGLAAADQLNKAGHLVTVFERADRIGGLLQYGIPNMKLSKKAIQRRLDKMTAEGVTFKTGVNVGKDITPAELREKFDAVLLACGATKPRDLPISGREAKGVHFAMDFLTANTQKSVHGDNLTDTFISAEGKDVIVIGGGDTGTDCIGTSIRHGCRSLVNFELLPQPPVDRAPDNPWPEWPRVFRVDYGHEEAEAKFGKDPREYQILSKEFLVDDDGKLKGIKTVNVEWTKKDDGGWQMSEVEGSEKDWPAQLILLAMGFLGPEQYVAESLELETDGRSNFQAEHGKFTTNVEGVFAAGDCRRGQSLVVWAINEGRGAARAIDIFLEGSSCLPAPGQTMGTALAGA; encoded by the coding sequence ATGGGAAAGCCCACCGGATTTAAAGAGTTCGATCGCGAAAAAGTGCCATGGCGTTTACCAGTCGTTCGCATCAACGACTACGACGAAATCTACACCGAACACAAGACTGAGCAACTCAAGACTCAGGGCGCTCGGTGCATGGATTGCGGCGTCCCGTTTTGCCAATCCGCAAGCGGTTGCCCGATTGATAATTTGATCCCCGAGTGGAATGACCTGGTCTACAACAATCGCTGGAAGGAAGCGATCGAGCGGTTGCACAAGACCAACAACTTCCCTGAGTTCACCGGCCGCGTATGCCCAGCGCCATGCGAGGGCTCTTGCGTGTTGGGAATCACGAACCCGCCTGTCACGATCAAGAACATCGAAAATGCGATCGTCGACCGAGCATGGGAAGAAGGCTGGATTACCCCAGAACCTCCGGAAGACCGAACCGGCAAGAAGATTGCGATCGTCGGCAGCGGCCCCGCTGGATTAGCGGCTGCCGATCAGCTTAACAAAGCTGGCCACTTGGTCACGGTCTTTGAACGTGCTGACCGAATCGGCGGATTGCTGCAATACGGCATCCCCAACATGAAACTTTCCAAGAAGGCGATCCAACGCCGGTTGGACAAGATGACTGCGGAAGGCGTCACCTTCAAAACCGGTGTCAACGTCGGCAAAGATATCACGCCGGCTGAGCTTCGCGAGAAGTTCGACGCGGTCTTGCTGGCTTGCGGTGCAACGAAGCCTCGCGACCTTCCCATCTCGGGTCGTGAAGCCAAGGGTGTCCACTTCGCGATGGACTTCTTGACCGCCAACACGCAAAAGAGCGTTCACGGTGATAACCTGACCGACACTTTTATCAGCGCCGAAGGCAAAGATGTCATCGTGATCGGTGGTGGTGACACCGGCACCGACTGCATCGGCACCAGCATTCGTCACGGGTGCCGGTCGCTGGTCAACTTTGAATTGCTACCGCAACCACCGGTTGATCGCGCCCCCGATAATCCATGGCCTGAATGGCCCCGCGTCTTCCGCGTCGACTACGGTCACGAAGAAGCAGAAGCCAAGTTCGGCAAAGACCCTCGTGAGTACCAGATCCTCAGCAAGGAATTCCTGGTCGATGACGATGGCAAGCTGAAAGGCATCAAGACTGTCAATGTCGAGTGGACCAAGAAGGATGACGGCGGCTGGCAAATGTCAGAAGTCGAAGGCAGCGAGAAGGACTGGCCAGCCCAGTTGATCTTACTTGCCATGGGCTTCCTCGGACCTGAGCAATACGTTGCCGAGTCACTTGAACTGGAAACCGACGGCCGAAGTAACTTCCAAGCCGAGCACGGAAAGTTCACCACCAACGTCGAAGGCGTTTTCGCCGCCGGTGACTGCCGTCGCGGACAAAGTCTCGTCGTTTGGGCGATCAACGAAGGTCGCGGTGCAGCACGAGCAATTGACATCTTCCTAGAAGGTTCAAGCTGTTTGCCGGCTCCCGGTCAAACGATGGGCACGGCGCTCGCCGGAGCTTAA
- the lpxK gene encoding tetraacyldisaccharide 4'-kinase, which yields MNFDHQALLSGQKKGPVATSARLGLHFASWLYGGAARFRRYQYDHHRKPIHQAGVPVISVGNLTTGGTGKTPIVCDLCSQLRQLGAQVAIVSRGYGAGESGVNDEAMELAARLPDVPHVQHPDRVEAARIAVEELEAEVLVMDDGFQHRRLHRDLDIVVIDATCPFGFGYQLPRGYLREPISSLRRADLIVVSRSDQVQPTQRQHLKEALHIHAPNIPVINTVHRPSSVQYAQAPAEPISSLSQRKIALISAIGNPDAFERSVQDCNGQLIAHRKLPDHDAFDRETRQELRTWVDSLKQSTSVDLLLCTHKDAVKLATDQIAGVPLGFLQIELAYEDTASGETILAMLQTTLSAN from the coding sequence ATGAACTTCGACCACCAAGCCTTACTGAGTGGTCAAAAAAAGGGCCCGGTGGCAACATCCGCTCGCCTCGGACTTCATTTCGCGAGCTGGCTCTATGGGGGTGCCGCGAGATTCCGGCGATATCAGTACGATCATCACCGCAAACCGATTCACCAAGCAGGCGTCCCGGTAATCAGCGTTGGCAATCTAACGACTGGCGGTACGGGAAAAACTCCCATCGTTTGTGATCTCTGCTCGCAACTTCGACAATTGGGTGCTCAAGTCGCCATCGTCAGTCGCGGCTATGGAGCGGGCGAATCCGGGGTCAACGACGAGGCAATGGAACTGGCGGCTCGACTGCCGGATGTCCCACATGTCCAACATCCAGACCGCGTTGAAGCCGCTCGCATCGCAGTCGAAGAACTGGAAGCCGAAGTACTCGTGATGGACGATGGTTTCCAGCACCGACGTCTTCACCGTGACTTAGACATCGTCGTCATCGACGCCACTTGCCCGTTCGGTTTCGGCTACCAACTCCCCCGAGGGTATTTGCGTGAACCGATCAGCAGCCTCCGCCGTGCCGACCTGATTGTCGTCTCTCGGTCCGATCAAGTCCAACCAACCCAGCGCCAGCACTTGAAAGAAGCGTTGCATATACACGCTCCTAACATTCCCGTTATCAACACCGTACACCGGCCAAGTTCGGTCCAATACGCACAAGCACCCGCCGAACCCATCAGCAGTCTTTCACAGCGAAAGATCGCTCTCATATCCGCCATCGGAAATCCGGATGCTTTTGAGCGATCGGTGCAAGATTGCAATGGCCAATTGATCGCCCACCGTAAGCTTCCCGATCACGATGCCTTCGATCGCGAGACGAGACAAGAACTTCGCACTTGGGTGGATTCACTGAAGCAATCCACCTCGGTGGATCTATTGCTATGCACTCACAAAGACGCTGTCAAACTTGCGACCGATCAAATTGCCGGTGTGCCGCTCGGTTTTCTTCAAATCGAACTTGCCTACGAAGACACCGCTTCCGGTGAAACCATTCTCGCAATGCTACAGACGACACTTTCGGCCAACTGA
- a CDS encoding aldehyde dehydrogenase family protein, which produces MITLNPLRWGKQYESLDFNDVVHFDTGEPIARVGTVGGGIVSRDLRQAHKAREALLEVPTSELIAMSKKAAELFETGTLTVGDSQQTVDDFVHQQSASTGLPEHMCRSNMSKNSFVLSKMDEILNCLTRGLDLSILSKGYGDEGRGVTVSYQCQTPVLGAVLPNNSPGVHTLWLPAIALQVGLALKPGSQEPWTPYRMVSAFIEAGVPAAAFGLYPGGHDAGGAIMAKTPRSMIFGSAETLAQHAGNPRVQAHGPGFSKILLGDDIVDDWEMYLDVMVESVLSNSGRSCINCSGIWASRHTKEIAAAIADRIGPVDISSPSDDEAKLAAFTVPAMAKGTWAMVQQDLAESGVTDMTAEFGEKLIEREHCAYLRPMVVHADSHERAVAAKEYMFPFVSVVECPQAEMIRHIGPTLIGTVITSDEALITQAGACTDIDRLNVGPLATNRVNWLQPHEGNIIEFLFRNRAYQITPMPTAASV; this is translated from the coding sequence ATGATCACTCTCAATCCACTTCGCTGGGGCAAGCAATACGAGTCTCTGGATTTCAACGACGTCGTTCACTTCGATACTGGTGAACCGATCGCCCGCGTGGGAACGGTCGGTGGCGGGATTGTCAGTCGTGACCTCCGGCAAGCTCATAAGGCACGTGAGGCTCTGTTAGAGGTGCCCACCAGTGAGTTGATTGCAATGAGCAAGAAAGCTGCTGAGTTATTCGAGACCGGCACGCTGACAGTGGGCGATTCTCAGCAAACGGTCGACGACTTTGTGCATCAGCAATCGGCCAGTACGGGTTTGCCGGAGCACATGTGCCGTTCGAATATGTCCAAGAACAGTTTTGTTCTTAGCAAGATGGACGAGATTCTGAACTGCTTAACGCGTGGTTTGGATCTTTCGATCCTATCGAAAGGCTATGGCGATGAGGGTCGTGGTGTCACGGTCAGCTACCAGTGCCAAACGCCTGTGCTGGGTGCCGTTTTGCCCAACAATTCACCCGGTGTCCACACGCTGTGGTTGCCTGCAATTGCTTTGCAGGTTGGATTGGCGTTGAAGCCTGGTTCTCAAGAACCTTGGACTCCTTATCGCATGGTGTCCGCTTTCATTGAGGCGGGTGTCCCCGCAGCGGCGTTCGGTTTGTACCCCGGTGGTCACGATGCCGGTGGAGCGATCATGGCGAAGACGCCGCGTAGCATGATCTTCGGCAGTGCTGAGACTTTAGCCCAGCACGCTGGGAATCCTCGTGTGCAAGCTCACGGTCCTGGTTTTTCAAAGATCTTATTAGGCGATGACATTGTTGACGACTGGGAAATGTACCTGGACGTGATGGTCGAAAGTGTGTTGAGCAATTCTGGGCGTAGTTGCATCAATTGCTCGGGGATTTGGGCCAGTCGGCATACGAAGGAAATCGCTGCCGCGATTGCCGATCGAATTGGGCCGGTCGATATCTCTTCTCCAAGTGACGACGAGGCGAAGTTGGCCGCGTTTACTGTGCCTGCGATGGCGAAGGGGACTTGGGCCATGGTTCAGCAGGACTTAGCGGAGTCTGGTGTTACAGACATGACCGCTGAGTTCGGCGAAAAGTTGATCGAACGAGAGCACTGTGCTTACTTGCGTCCAATGGTCGTGCACGCGGATTCTCATGAGCGAGCAGTGGCTGCGAAGGAATACATGTTCCCGTTTGTGAGTGTTGTTGAGTGCCCGCAAGCTGAAATGATCCGTCACATTGGGCCCACTTTGATCGGGACGGTCATTACCTCCGACGAAGCGCTAATCACGCAGGCAGGAGCTTGCACGGACATTGATCGGTTGAACGTCGGGCCGTTGGCGACCAACCGAGTGAATTGGCTGCAGCCTCATGAAGGGAACATTATTGAATTCTTGTTCCGCAATCGTGCATATCAGATCACGCCGATGCCAACTGCCGCGTCGGTTTAG
- a CDS encoding carboxypeptidase-like regulatory domain-containing protein encodes MKLWLAAAAVIAMSINTASAQSSALKVTDHLTVPQWVNPATPGELRGRVILPSTDGSSRPIANAKVVMSDQEGMSLTATADEAGNFLMKGVEPGLYALTARADGAFACCAMHVVDQDMASADVLPREVEVAAAAIDYTIVKSSILRYLPPFSKDQPYSMQGADLASISSQVVGDNLFRVKQTAGGLKGRILVAGAQGKQLGDAGLLNIFLVAKGDVVDRVVSNGDGSFEFANVSPGEYSILALGQAGLGMAGFELVDEAVAEANSSNARVGLDGRTLVGNYDPCCCCETFSMQIAPLPLAISACEVITTEEVIASEEIPMEEGFVNQDGVMLDEFGNPIATDQFGNPIGSGGAAGGAPVGGGYSGGGGGFSGGGGGGFGGGLGGLAGLAALAAIGSDDDSNILDTPVPASPARP; translated from the coding sequence ATGAAACTTTGGCTAGCCGCAGCGGCTGTGATCGCGATGTCGATTAACACCGCATCTGCCCAATCGTCTGCTTTGAAGGTTACGGACCACCTGACCGTCCCACAGTGGGTGAACCCTGCTACTCCCGGCGAGTTACGCGGTCGCGTGATCCTTCCGTCGACCGACGGTTCATCCCGTCCAATCGCTAACGCGAAAGTCGTGATGAGCGACCAAGAAGGCATGTCGTTGACTGCTACTGCTGACGAAGCAGGAAACTTTTTGATGAAAGGCGTAGAGCCTGGGCTTTACGCTTTGACCGCACGTGCAGACGGAGCATTCGCTTGCTGTGCGATGCACGTGGTTGATCAGGACATGGCGTCTGCAGACGTTCTTCCTCGTGAAGTCGAAGTTGCCGCAGCGGCAATCGATTACACGATCGTGAAGTCTTCGATCCTGCGATACCTCCCTCCATTCTCCAAAGATCAGCCTTACTCAATGCAGGGTGCTGATCTGGCTAGTATTTCCAGCCAAGTGGTTGGCGACAACCTGTTCCGTGTCAAGCAAACTGCTGGCGGACTGAAAGGGCGCATCCTTGTTGCTGGTGCACAAGGCAAGCAACTGGGCGATGCTGGTTTGTTGAACATCTTCTTGGTAGCCAAGGGCGATGTTGTTGATCGCGTGGTTTCCAACGGTGACGGCTCATTTGAATTTGCTAACGTTTCACCAGGCGAGTATTCAATCCTGGCCTTGGGGCAAGCTGGTTTGGGAATGGCCGGCTTCGAATTGGTAGACGAAGCAGTCGCTGAAGCAAACTCGAGCAACGCTCGTGTTGGCTTGGACGGACGTACTCTGGTTGGCAACTACGACCCTTGTTGCTGCTGTGAAACGTTCTCGATGCAAATCGCTCCATTGCCACTGGCTATCTCGGCTTGTGAAGTGATCACGACCGAAGAAGTAATCGCATCGGAAGAGATCCCAATGGAAGAAGGCTTCGTAAATCAAGACGGCGTGATGCTTGATGAATTCGGTAACCCGATCGCAACCGATCAATTCGGTAACCCAATCGGCAGCGGTGGCGCTGCTGGTGGTGCACCTGTTGGCGGAGGTTACTCCGGTGGTGGTGGCGGGTTCAGTGGTGGTGGCGGTGGCGGATTCGGTGGTGGCCTTGGTGGTCTCGCTGGACTGGCTGCATTGGCCGCGATCGGTAGCGATGACGACAGCAACATCCTTGATACGCCAGTTCCAGCTAGCCCTGCTCGCCCGTAA